From Hylaeus volcanicus isolate JK05 chromosome 2, UHH_iyHylVolc1.0_haploid, whole genome shotgun sequence, the proteins below share one genomic window:
- the LOC128872475 gene encoding uncharacterized protein LOC128872475 gives MDQIFVDEETGESISLPASEYEIRRHVAAVNNVETGEPEISVVGTETKSRRMRFQIPKEVKETLSTKDGSLKKSENLMELEPVPVGTCFGQIHPICLFLMALVCFRWFLPVLSFLELSLHIWAHHKNKALKNASVYFRSPFHAISSEFCAVCQNETCMDRVGKMQQIRMQKILRHCNYMKRVVT, from the exons ATGGACCAGATATTCGTCGACGAGGAGACAGGGGAAAGCATTAGCTTGCCAGCTTCCGAGTACGAGATAAGACGGCACGTTGCCGCCGTGAACAATGTCGAAACGGGAGAGCCGGAGATCAGCGTGGTGGGAACGGAAACCAAGAGCCGACGGATGCGATTCCAG ATCCCGAAAGAAGTTAAGGAAACGTTGTCGACCAAGGACGGTTCTCTAAAGAAGAGCGAGAATTTGATGGAGTTGGAGCCCGTTCCCGTTGGTACATGCTTCGGGCAAATACATCcgatttgtttgtttctgATGGCGCTCGTATGCTTCCGTTGGTTCTTGCCAGTCCTGTCGTTTCTGGAGCTGTCGTTACACATTTGGGCCCACCATAAAAACAAAGCATTGAAGAACGCCAGCGTTTATTTTCGTTCGCCGTTTCACGCGATATCGTCGGAATTCTGCGCGGTGTGCCAGAACGAAACCTGCATGGATCGCGTCGGTAAAATGCAGCAAATACGTATGCAAAAGATCCTGCGACATTGTAATTACATGAAGAGAGTCGTAACGTGA
- the LOC128872467 gene encoding ATP-dependent DNA helicase Q4: MEILEDPVFKTKYQKYKVRVKLWESDFTKKYGRKPNKNDIKEADIKIKESYKMYWKLKTRALEETLMDITFSDEVQDNVSDKTLTQTAVEEIKNNDKLSIAENVESTDSTDKKDVESLDEDRIEITKEKSMENVGKTDAENINPHCCENQPTSNNSTTDTIEPKNIKGVWGDHLSKSNEQVPKKKQTLLIGKSSSFQLSQNKFTSSSFTKRNPRKSLSTSKIKNKSEKNSNIDTSKNTEQTMNEDKCKKDNLDANEITTPMFGEPVKVKYVEHKCATQSISTVQQLMEGHTVNRNLNSGWLERCARQNNLEYSISDLQTLSGTSDSGVESMESSIQSPKEDVPMLEPTKSVQISEDEDFICNSDSEEERRHKRIRNIKKRLSDQENYPAKRLCVDNCTSTSVELLRETSIVRSTGNVDTTSKDITNKNTSNVTNLVNGKDKCSDEEKYVSETKNTIVRTNENSETISTEIQPSHRKSRRRIKHISSDDSDPDFDENDQKQTKQKVSRKTRPSSSRKNKTKETNSRKEKKNTAGTRRSSRNKKNASVSDEDLLKSEEGLNPEDTRNKEPAIYAIETLQTVPRFAVRKSNRGDLIEQCAKSVSLTNDNPTVSSAVPTKPKGKLTDKEKLEKKVSDGKINENFVRINLKKKVFVRGKKNFNFSKYKKNQWKQKKKELGSGDGSLEVADFVEKHGILTCFKCGDVGHFSRNCPNRKGDDLIALEEIDEGSQFPTLEEAQQMASQNAVIAHSNRIGRLPQKPSLAFETKNETKDSSSPSKGESDAKDEIANDDLWEPIEDEESLCGHKIPEDLIAKLLPPEIAAVPALYKLNDDQSYIDTPPEVFETLRKFGHETFRPGQEKAIMRILSGQSTLVTLSTGSGKSLCYQLPAYLYSKHSNCITLVISPLVSLMDDQVTGVPSFLSAACLHTNQTQKVRDNVLQRLKQGKLNILLVSPEAVVAGDKSSGFGGVFRQLPPIAFACIDEAHCISQWSHNFRPSYLMVSRVLREKLGVKTVLALTATARKATCESIVKHLNIHDGMAGVISDIPMPRNLLLTVSKDENKDQALIELLLSERFRECNSIIVYCTRREECERIAGLLRVSLPEDRNVDKPNSKLSPLAEPYHAGLSAYRRKIVQKAFMDGLTKIVVATVAFGMGINKSDIRAVVHYNMPGTFESYVQEVGRAGRDGLLAHCHLFLHPKEDNDKWELRRHIYADGVDRHTIRRLLQKVFIPCSCAELREKNADCRCPGHEVAMPVDETVVALDISEETISTLLCYLELHPKRFITVLSSVYVRARVSSYNGPQGLKRAVQSSPPLAMAIALDLQKGISHEDSNVIEFPIVDIASAIGWDSGVVKSHLKSLEWKTVDGASKRSAISVRYDKLGLRVRAPGDLREDELDEALDALFSRAQSRETSALQQLETISVTLHKFSTRSVRKCLKIDEEITNKSDQLKSVIRNYFEGEVLLDIDPKQQMKVENEAQVVTDVRNLIVSYRESNFNGRAIARIFHGIQSPNYPAYIWNKCRFWRAHLSSNFNALCQIATREILALR; the protein is encoded by the exons ATGGAAATACTAGAGGATCCAGTCTTCAAAacgaaatatcaaaaatataaagttcgTGTCAAGTTATGGGAAAGCGACTTCACGAAAAAATATGGTCGCAAGCCTAATAAG aatgaTATCAAAGAGgccgatataaaaattaaagaatcgtacaaaatGTATTGGAAATTGAAAACGCGTGCTTTGGAAGAAACGCTCATGGATATTACATTTTCTGACGAAGTGCAAGACAATGTTTCTGATAAAACGTTAACGCAAACAGCAGTTGAAGAAATCAAGAATAATGACAAATTATCGATAGCAGAGAATGTGGAAAGTACAGACAGTACAGATAAAAAGGATGTTGAAAGTCTAGATGAAGACAGaatagaaattacaaaagaaaaaagtatggAAAATGTAGGTAAGACGGATGCAGAAAACATAAATCCACATTGTTGTGAAAATCAGCCTACCAGTAACAATTCTACAACAGATACAATTGAacccaaaaatataaaaggggTGTGGGGTGATCACTTAAGTAAGAGCAACGAACAAGTgccaaaaaagaaacaaactcTACTTATAGGTAAATCCTCTTCTTTTCAATTAtcgcaaaataaattcacaagTTCAAGTTtcacaaaaagaaatcctagAAAATCATTATCTAcgtcaaagataaaaaataaatctgaaaaaaatagtaacattGATACAAGCAAGAATACGGAACAAACTATGAATGAAgacaaatgtaaaaaagacAATCTTGATGCTAACGAAATAACGACGCCTATGTTTGGTGAACCAGTAAAAGTTAAATACGTAGAACACAAATGTGCTACTCAGTCAATTAGCACGGTACAGCAATTAATGGAAGGTCATACTgttaatagaaatttgaattcgGGCTGGCTGGAAAGGTGTGCAAGACAGAATAATTTGGAATACTCGATATCCGATTTACAGACGCTCTCTGGTACGAGCGATTCTGGAGTTGAATCTATGGAATCCAGTATTCAATCCCCTAAGGAAGATGTGCCAATGCTCGAGCCAACTAAATCGGTACAAATATCGGAAgacgaagattttatttgtaacagCGATTCCGAAGAAGAACGTAGACATAAACGTattcgaaacattaaaaaaagacttAGCGATCAAGAGAATTACCCCGCTAAGAGGTTATGTGTCGATAACTGTACGAGTACTTCCGTTGAACTACTACGTGAAACAAGTATCGTACGTTCCACTGGGAATGTTGATACAACTTCTAAAGATATtaccaataaaaatacaagcaACGTTACAAATTTGGTCAACGGTAAGGATAAATGCagcgacgaagaaaaatatgtatcggAAACGAAAAACACGATCGTgcgaacgaatgaaaattcggAGACAATATCCACCGAAATACAACCATCCCATCGTAAATCTCGTAGAAGAATTAAACACATTTCATCGGACGATTCCGATCCagatttcgatgaaaacgatcagaaacaaacaaaacagaaGGTATCGAGGAAAACACGGCCAAGTAGTagcagaaaaaataaaacgaaggaaacgaattccagaaaggagaaaaagaatacaGCTGGAACAAGGAGGTCCTctagaaacaaaaagaacGCGTCAGTCAGCGACGAAGACTTGTTAAAGTCCGAAGAAGGGTTGAATCCGGAAGATACGAGAAACAAAGAGCCTGCGATATACGCGATAGAAACTTTACAAACTGTTCCGCGTTTTGCCGTTAGAAAAAGTAATCGGGGAGACCTTATCGAGCAATGCGCCAAATCAGTTTCTTTAACGAACGATAATCCAACAGTCAGCTCTGCCGTACCTACAAAACCGAAAGGGAAATTAACGGACAAAGAGAAATTGGAGAAAAAGGTGTCCGACGGGAAGATAAACGAAAACTTcgttagaataaatttaaaaaagaaagtatttgtCCGCGGTAAGAAGAACTTTAATTTCTCCAAGTACAAGAAGAATCAGtggaaacaaaagaagaaagaattagGGTCTGGCGACGGTAGTTTAGAGGTGGCGGACTTTGTCGAGAAACACGGTATATTGACCTGCTTTAAATGCGGCGACGTCGGCCATTTTTCGAGGAACTGTCCAAATAGAAAGGGCGACGATCTGATAGCATTGGAAGAGATAGACGAAGGTTCGCAGTTCCCTACTTTAGAAGAAGCACAGCAAATGGCTAGTCAAAATGCGGTTATAGCACACTCTAATAGAATCGGTCGTTTGCCGCAGAAACCGTCGTTAGCTTTCGAgacgaaaaacgaaacaaaagatTCGTCGTCGCCTTCCAAGGGAGAGAGTGACGCAAAGGATGAAATCGCGAATGACGATTTATGGGAACCCATCGAAGATGAAGAATCTCTATGCGGACACAAAATACCCGAGGATTTAATAGCAAAGTTACTACCCCCGGAGATTGCCGCTGTACCTGCGCTGTATAAACTTAACGACGACCAATCGTACATCGATACGCCACCGGAAGTGTTCGAGACGTTACGGAAATTCGGCCATGAGACTTTCAGACCCGGACAAGAGAAAGCGATAATGAGAATACTTAGCGGCCAATCGACGTTGGTCACTCTGTCCACCGGTTCCGGAAAATCTTTATGCTACCAGTTACCGGCGTATCTTTACTCCAAACATTCCAATTGCATCACTCTGGTAATATCGCCGTTGGTGTCTTTGATGGACGACCAAGTGACGGGTGTGCCGTCGTTCCTATCCGCGGCGTGTCTGCATACGAACCAAACTCAGAAAGTGCGAGACAACGTGCTGCAAAGGTTGAAGCAAGGAAAACTGAACATCCTGTTGGTTTCCCCGGAAGCCGTGGTCGCCGGCGACAAATCGTCCGGCTTCGGCGGCGTATTTAGGCAGCTTCCACCGATCGCTTTCGCGTGCATAGACGAGGCCCACTGCATCTCCCAATGGTCCCACAACTTCCGTCCTTCTTACCTCATGGTCAGTCGTGTTCTCAGAGAAAAGTTGGGCGTGAAAACGGTGTTGGCTCTGACTGCCACCGCGAGAAAGGCTACCTGCGAGAGCATAGTGAAGCATCTGAATATACACGACGGAATGGCGGGCGTCATCTCAGATATTCCGATGCCGAGGAACTTGTTGCTGACGGTCTCTAAAGACGAGAATAAAGATCAAGCTCTGATCGAATTGTTGCTGAGCGAAAGGTTCCGAGAGTGTAATTCGATTATCGTTTATTGCACTCGTCGAGAAGAGTGCGAAAGAATCGCTGGCCTCCTAAGAGTTTCCTTACCg GAGGACCGCAATGTCGATAAACCTAACAGTAAACTCTCCCCGTTGGCGGAGCCGTATCACGCTGGTTTGTCCGCCTACCGTCGGAAAATCGTACAGAAGGCGTTCATGGACGGGCTAACGAAAATTGTTGTAGCTACTGTTGCTTTCGGTATGGGTATCAACAAATCGGATATACGAGCGGTTGTTCATTATAACATGCCTGGCACGTTCGAAAGCTACGTTCAGGAAGTCGGACGAGCCGGTCGAGACGGGCTTCTGGCACACTGTCATCTGTTCTTACATCCTAAG GAAGACAACGATAAGTGGGAATTACGTCGGCATATTTATGCAGACGGGGTAGACAGACATACGATCAGGCGTTTGCTTCAGAAAGTTTTCATTCCGTGTTCGTGCGCGGAGTTGCGGGAGAAGAATGCCGACTGCAGATGTCCTGGCCATGAAGTTGCTATGCCAGTCGACGAAACAGTCGTAGCGTTAGATATTTCcgaagaaacaatttcaacaCTTTTATGCTATCTCGAGCTACACCCTAAGCGATTTATCACCGTCCTTTCTTCCGTGTATGTAAGAGCTAGAGTGTCGAGTTATAACGGGCCTCAAGGACTAAAGCGTGCTGTACAATCG tcaCCGCCACTTGCAATGGCGATAGCGCTAGATTTGCAAAAAGGTATCTCTCATGAAGATAGTAACGTTATCGAGTTTCCAATCGTGGACATAGCTTCCGCTATCGGTTGGGATAGCGGAGTGGTGAAGAGTCATCTTAAAAGTTTAGAATGGAAAACAG ttgaCGGAGCTTCGAAGCGTTCGGCCATTTCGGTAAGATACGATAAACTCGGTTTAAGAGTAAGAGCCCCTGGCGATCTTAGGGAAGACGAGCTAGACGAAGCGCTCGATGCTTTATTTAGTCGTGCACAATCCCGAGAAACCTCGGCTTTGCAGCAACTCGAGACAATTAGCGTGACGCTTCATAAATTCAGCACGCGATCGGTGAGAAAGTGTCTAAAAATCGACGAAGAAATTACCAACAAATCCGACCAATTGAAGAGCGTTATTCGGAATTATTTCGAAGGAGAAGTTCTATTAGATATCGATCCGAAGCAACAA atgaAAGTGGAAAACGAAGCCCAAGTCGTCACCGATGTGCGAAATTTAATCGTAAGCTATCGCGAGAGTAATTTCAATGGACGCGCGATTGCTCGTATCTTTCACGGTATACAGAGCCCCAATTATCCCGCCTATATCTGGAACAAGTGCCGCTTTTGGAGGGCTCATCTTTCGAGCAACTTCAATGCTTTATGCCAAATCGCAACGAGAGAAATTTTGGCGTTACGCTAG